From a single Solanum dulcamara chromosome 4, daSolDulc1.2, whole genome shotgun sequence genomic region:
- the LOC129886666 gene encoding pentatricopeptide repeat-containing protein At1g01970, translating into MGFVASDVFSCSTQTSILSNTIGRIHQYPLKGVFFLKKVTKFGYCELGFKPLLTVSNVAVHQTGSAENQANDKPRYKWVKIGSDITEEQKKVILNLPPKMINRCKALMQQIICYSPEKGSVSLLLEAWVKSMKPERADWLAVLKEMDRLNHPMYLEVAELSLLAESFEANIRDYTKIIHGYAKQNRLKEAESVFLSMKSRGFTCDQVMLTALVHMYSKAGNLKLAEDTFEEMRLLGVPLDKRSFGSIIMAYVRAGELGQGEALLKEMEEQEIYAGTEVYKALLRAYSMSGDSKGAQRVFDTLQLAGIIPDATICGLLMNAYILAGQLSESCITFENMRRVGIEPNDKCIALLLTACETENKLSKALDVLMDLERDGIVLGREASELLARWFKRLGVVGEVELVLRDYASNCALLN; encoded by the exons ATGGGTTTTGTGGCATCTGATGTCTTTTCTTGTTCCACTCAAACATCTATACTAAGCAACACTATTGGAAGAATCCATCAGTATCCTTTAAAGGGtgtttttttcttgaaaaaagtTACCAAGTTTGGGTATTGTGAGTTGGGTTTTAAGCCTTTATTAACAGTGAGTAATGTAGCAGTTCATCAGACGGGTAGTGCTGAAAACCAAGCTAATGATAAACCAAGGTATAAGTGGGTTAAGATAGGGTCTGATATTACTGAGGAACAGAAAAAGGTTATCTTGAATCTTCCACCAAAGATGATAAATAGATGTAAGGCATTAATGCAACAGATCATTTGCTATTCACCTGAAAAGGGTAGTGTGTCACTCTTGTTAGAGGCCTGGGTGAAGAGTATGAAGCCTGAGAGAGCTGATTGGCTTGCGGTACTCAAAGAAATGGACAGGCTGAATCATCCCATGTATTTGGAG GTAGCTGAATTATCCCTCTTAGCAGAATCATTTGAAGCCAATATTCGTGATTACACCAAGATAATTCATGGTTATGCAAAGCAGAATCGGCTGAAAGAAGCTGAAAGTGTGTTCTTATCCATGAAGAGTAGAGGCTTCACATGTGATCAGGTGATGCTGACAGCTTTAGTTCACATGTATAGCAAGGCTGGTAACCTAAAGTTGGCTGAAGATACTTTTGAAGAGATGAGGTTGCTTGGAGTACCATTGGATAAGAGGTCCTTTGGGTCAATTATCATGGCCTACGTCAGAGCTGGAGAGCTTGGTCAAGGAGAGGCTTTACTGAAGGAAATGGAAGAACAAGAGATCTATGCTGGAACAGAAGTTTATAAAGCACTTCTGAGAGCCTATTCGATGAGTGGTGATAGCAAAGGAGCTCAAAGGGTTTTTGACACACTCCAGTTGGCAGGAATAATACCTGATGCGACAATTTGTGGTCTGCTTATGAATGCCTATATTTTAGCTGGTCAATTGAGTGAATCTTGTATTACATTTGAAAATATGAGAAGAGTTGGCATAGAGCCAAATGACAAGTGTATCGCATTGCTATTGACAGCTTGTGAAACAGAAAACAAACTGAGCAAGGCACTTGACGTTTTGATGGATTTAGAGAGGGATGGTATTGTGCTTGGCAGAGAAGCTTCTGAATTATTGGCTCGTTGGTTCAAGAGACTTGGGGTAGTTGGAGAAGTGGAGCTTGTTCTGAGAGATTACGCATCAAACTGTGCATTACTAAACTGA